One Heyndrickxia oleronia genomic window, GCCATCATTAGTTATGAAAAAAGGGAAATTTAAGCTTCTTTAATTAGGAGTTTAGGATGTCTAATATGATTAGACATCCTTTTTATCTTTTTGAAATATTCAGTTATTTGGAGGAAAATAAAGATAAGAGTAGTTAATTGATTATTGTATGCGTTTTCTTGCATTCTTTTGCTTGTTTACCTACTTATAAAAAGATGTTATATTATCAGAAAATTAAAATAAAAAATAAGGGGATTGAGTAAAATGAATGTAACTTCAACAGAAAAAACAACATGTACTTATTGCTCAGGTAAAGGGTATTTTCAACTCATTTTAGGTGGATCAGAAACATGCCCACGTTGTGATGGTACTGGAAAAAATAAATAATATTCATTACTCAGGAATCCAAATGGATTCTCTTTTTTTTTGATAAGGCTCTTTTATGAGAAAAGAGCTACATACTTTGTAATAACTATTCTCTCTTTATTAGGAGTAAAAGCCGGCAGTAGGGCTTTTACAAAAATACAAAAATAATCTTTGAAATACTCTTTTCTCAACCATTTTATGCTAATTAGAAAATGCTTTAGTTTCATGACATACCTTAACTTTCCTTTTTTTATTTGTTCATAATATTGCCGTATTACATTTATTGACTCAGAAAAAAACATTGAGTACACTTAAATTTGGTGTATATTGCCCTTTTACATAAATGATAGGATGAACAGGTAAATGAGTGAGTGGAGGTGCAGATTTTATGCAAATGGCTTTACCAGTCTTAATTATATCGATATTATTATTTTTTGTTCTTTTCTTTGGAATCGGTTTTATTTTAAACATGTTGTTACGGATGACATGGATTATGGCAATTGTTTATCCAATTGTGGCTATATTAATTATTGATGAAGTACGGTTTTTAGATTATTTTACTAACCCGGGTCATTCATTCCATCTATTAGGAGAGAAAATTACAAGGCTCCATACACCGGATATAATAATCTTAATCAGCGGTTTTTTAGGGACAATTGTAGCGGGGATAGTAATGAGAATATTAAGAAAAAAAGGGTACCGAATGTTTTGATCATGTGCTGATTTTATAAAAAAAGGATTTAATCGAAAATGGAAAGGAGCAGGCGTCCTTTCTATTTTTTTTATATATATTTATTTCAGAATTTTAAGTTTTTTTCATTCCGAGTGAATAATTCAAATCAGATTGGGAAAGGAATAGATTTGGGAGGAGTGGAAAATACTATGAACATGAAAAAAATATTAAAACGCTTATTAATGACGATTTTGTTTATTGGGGCTTTAATTTCTACTTTTCAATCGATATCAGGAGTGAAAGCAGAAGACTTAAATGACGTTTCTATATCAGATATTGGTGAGCAAAAAAAGACAGAATTGCAAAAGGGATTTCATAATTTAAGTTTAAAATCAGTAGGTATTTCATTAAAATCATTAAAAAAATCAAAGGCAACAACAACACAAATCTCATCTAGTGAATCAATTAAAGGATCCACCCCTACTTTAGAAGAAGCGATAAATTGGACAAATTATCCTTCGAAAGAGGTAATAGCTACCGGCTATACTGCTGGTGTTGAATCAACGGGGAAGCATCCTAATGATCCAGAGTACGGTATTACATATTCGGGAGTGAAGGTAAAAAGGGATTTATATTCAACCATTGCAGCAGATACTAGTGTTTTCCCTATTGGAACTATTTTATTTATACCAGGATATGGTTATGGAGTGGTCGCTGATACTGGTTCAGCGATCAAGGGAAACAAATTAGATTTGTACTATGAAACCGTGAAAGATGTGTATGAGCAATGGGGAAAAAGAACAGTTAATGTTTACATCGTTCAAATGGGAAATGGTAAACTATCCGAAAATGATTTAACGGCACTTAATGAAAATGAATCGATGCAAGTATTTCGTCAACAATATATAAAAACGAAGGATGAATAATACAAATCCTATGGATGCGCAGAAAAATTATCATATTATCTGCGCATTATTTAATTTCAAGAAATTCTAAATTGAATTTTATTTTATGGCGGAATAATGTAATCATTCCTTCTTTTCGTTATAATTAGGATTGGAGGTGGAGTTAATGTTTAAAATAATGAATGTAAATCCATTTGAAGAAAGCCAAGAATGTTTATTTATAGGAGTGAAAGATACACCAGAGAAATTTAATGGATTACTTGCTCAATTAGATGAGAAGTTTGAAAATGAATTAACTGAACTTGTTAAATCTGGTGATATTTCTGCGAAATCAAAAAAAATCTCTTATGTACATACCTTTAAAAAAATTGGTGCAAAACGTTTAGTATGTATTGGACTAGGAAAGGAAAAAGAATTAACATTTGATGTGTTAAAAGAAGCTTTTGGTAAGGCCTTTAAAAAGGTCCATGCAAATGGGATTCAATCAATTTCAATTGCGTTAGATACATTTTTTACTGATTCTATTTCATATGATGATGTTGCTACTGCTCTAAGTGAGGCATTCGCTCTTTCTACATATGAGTTTATTGGATATAAGAAAAAATCGAATGAACCAGAGAAAAGAATAGAAGAAGTGAAAATAATAAGCGAAGCGGATCAAGGGGAAATAGAGGCTGCTGTAACGGTTGGTTACGCATATGGAAAAGCTACCAATTCGGCACGTACACTAGTTAATTTACCTGGGAATATGCTTACAGCGACTGATTTGGCAAATTATGCAGAGGAACTTGGCAAGAAATATGAGTTCGAGGTAGAGATTCTTGAAAAAGAAGAAATGGAAAAATTGGGTATGGGCGCACTTCTAGCCGTTAATCAAGGTTCCAATGAGCCACCTAAAATGATTGTATTGAAATATCAAGGTAAAGAACAGTGGGAGGATGTAATCGCTTTAGTTGGAAAAGGAATTACTTTTGATACTGGTGGCTATTCCTTAAAAACAAAAACAGGGATCGTTGGGATGAAGACAGATATGGGGGGAGCAGCCGCAGTTTTAGGTGCGATGGAAGTTATCGGTGAGTTAAGACCTGAGCAGAATGTAGTAGCTGTCATCCCATCAACTGACAACATGATTAGTGGTTCAGCATTTAAGCCAGATGATGTGATTACTTCGATGAGTGGTAAAACGATTGAAGTATTAAACACGGATGCAGAGGGCCGTTTAGCATTAGCAGATGCAGTTACATATGCAAAGCATCATGGTGCAAATTACATTGTGGATGTTGCAACACTTACAGGTGGAGTAATTACTGCATTAGGATTAGATAAAACAGGTGCTATTACGAATCATGAAGCCTTCTTTGAACAGGTACTTGAAGCTTCTCATGAATCTGGTGAATTTATTTGGCGTCTTCCATTAACTGAAAATGATAAAAAGCGTGTTCGTGGAAGTAAAATTGCAGACCTAAACAATTCTCCAGGCAGTGAGGGACACGCGATCATGGGTGGAGCATTTATTGGAGAATTTGCTGAAGAGACACCGTGGGTACACTTAGATATCGCAGGAACAGCTGATACCAATAAAGAACATGATCTTGGTCCTGCTGGTGCAACAGGTGTAATGGTTCGCACATTAGCCTTATTAGTCGAAAGATTTGAGCCAATAAAATAATAAAAAAAGAAAAAGAATCGAATGAATCGATTCTTTTCTTCGTTTTTGTTATATTTGCCTAGGCCATTCGCCTCCTTATTGCATAGAAAGATAAAGAGTGTCTTTTTATAAAGGAGGTATACCCTAAATGTATTATTATCGTCATGTACCTGTACCAAATCAATCAAGACAGTTCTTTCCTTTTCTTTTCGGTGCTCCACTACTAGGAGGATTCGTCGGAGGCCTATTGGGAAGCGCACTAGTTAGACCGAGACCATATCCGTATCCACCACCATATGGCCCTTATCCGTATGGTCCTTATGGGGGAGGATATGGACCGGGACCATATGGATATTAATGAATAAATAGAGGGAGAAGTGTTCTCCCTCTTCTATTCAGCCCAGCGAATTTTTAGTTGCAGCAAACAGCAATTGGAGGCATCTTTGCTATTTGCGAAATTTAACACAAGCCCACTAGGTGTGAAACGAACGTCGGGTTTTGTTGATAATCCAATTTGATATAACATATTTTTCACTTCATTTAATTTGGATTCTTGTGCTAGTGTCATTAAACGCTTTGAAAAATCAAATGATTTCGATATATGAGTTGTAATCTTTTCTGCATCTTTTAATATTGGTATCATTTTATTCGCTGAATCAATAAATCTTTGTGGGGTGACGGGCTGGTATTGGCGATAAGGGTAATGATATGGATAAGGATAGTGAAGGTATGGGTTTGGGGAACGTATATAATTATTAGGATGATCCTTATTCACGGCAATCTATCCTTTCAACTATAAATAATGGTCTTTCTTAACCACATTATGCGGTAAACTACATATATATGAAATACAATTTCATTGTTAATGATAAATTTTAAAGACAGTTTTCGTAAAGTCTGTTGTGTCTGTAAAAGCCCAACTGCCGGCTTTTACTCCTAACAAATGTTTCAGTGGTTCTTATTGAGTTTGTAGCTCTTTTCTCTGTAATATGCAAGACGTCATTCCTCAATCAAATTTATTAGTTAAATTCACATAAATAAGTAACAATATTTGAGAAAAGAGCTTTTAAAAAGAAGGATTCCTAAGATTATATCTTGAATATTAGAAAAAGTGAGGGGGGATTCATATGGAATTAAAAAACACACTTATAGCAGCTCTCGGAATGGAATTTCTTGAAGTTGGTCAAGGGAAAGTAATTGCTACGATGCCCGTTGATGAGCGTACGCGACAGCCGTTCGGTTATTTACATGGCGGAGCTTCTGTTGCTCTTGCGGAGACAGTAGCAAGTGTAGGTGCTGCGGCTATTATCGATTCAGAAAAAGAAATATGCTTTGGACTTGAAATTAATGCAAATCATATTCGGTCAAAACGAGATGGGATAGTTACTGCAACAGCAGAAGTCGTTCATCAGGGGAAAAGTACTCAAGTTTGGGACATTAAAATTAGAGACGAAGAGGAGCAACTCATTTGTATGTCTAGATGCACAATGGCAGTTGTACCAAAAAAATAAGGTATATTCATTTAATAATGAATATTTCTCTCTTTTTTTCTTTAAATAAAATATATAATAACCATCATTTTATACTGCATAATAATATTGTTATGGTTGAAATACAAAAAAAAGAGGGGGCACATCGTGTCCCCTCTGTAAATATATTAATAGCTTTCCTTAAACTGACGATGGTCATGCTTAATACTATACAAAAGAATACCAAATGCAAGGATAAATAAGGCACTTGTCACATAAAAAACGGAGGATATACCGCTATACCCTGAAACTATTCCACCTAAGACAGGCCCCACTACATTTCCTAAAAAGCGAAAGCTCTGATTATATCCAAGAACTTCACCCTGCATTTCAAGAGGTGCTTCTCTACGAATAAAGGCCGTAATACTTGGGAGCATACCACCAATGGCCATACCGAATAGGAATCTAAAAATAACGAGCTGCCATAATTGTTGGGCTAGAGCTTGTGGAATAATAAATATAGCTGCAAGTAAAAGTAAACACATTAGTACTTTTTCGTGTCCGATACGATCTCCTAGTTTCCCCCATTGACGAGTCATTAATAAATTTCCAAACCCTGTTGCAGAAAATGCCATTCCGGCTAGTAAGGCCACACTTCCAGCACTGCTTAATTGACTGACATAAAGAGCAAGTAACGGTTGGATACTAAAATTAGCTACTTGGATAAGTAATGCAATAATCATTACAGTGATTAATATTCTGTGATTAAAAATTCGTTTAATCACATCTTTTCTGCTAAATGTTTTTTCTTGTGCGGAAGATGTTTGTTTACGCTTTTCTACGATACCAAATAATACTCCTGTTGTTGCGATAGCAATTGAAATGGAAGTAATTATGAATGTATATTTAAAACCAAACGTATCTGCCATTGCACCGCCGATGAGCGGACCAAATAAAGTTCCCGAAACGGTTCCCATTTGTAAGGTACCTAAAGTCTTTCCTGCACTTTCCTTTGGTGTTTGAGCAGATATTAAAGCAATGGAGGTAGGAATAAATCCTGTAACAATCCCCATCATAATCCTTAAAATGAATAGTCCAATGACATGATGGACCATTCCCATGAAAAAAATACTTGCTGCAATCCCATATCCAGTAATCAATAGGATCGGTTTAAACCCATAACGATCTCCAAATCTTCCCCAAACAGGTGAAATGAAAAAAGCCACCAAAAAGGTCACTCCAAATACAAATCCTGCCCATCTTTGGACGTATTCATCATTAAAATGCCCAAATGATTCAATATACAATGAAAGGAATGGCATGATCATTGTTGTACTTGCTCCAACTAAAAAATTACAAAACCACATTATTACTAAGTTGCGCTTTTCAATACTGATAAAAGACACCTTCTTTGTAAATTTTTAATTCTAGATTCATAAAAAAATTAATTTCTAATTCCTATTTACAATCATATAAAAATAATTTTGTTTTACTAAAATTTAGCTTTCCTAAATATTATATTAGTTTTATAAAAAAATACAACTTAGAAGTTTGCCCTTTTATCTAATGAAAACGTTTAAAATTCAGGAGTTTATTTACTTTTAGCGCATTAAAAAAGAGATGATATTTTCATCATCTCCTAGTTCATCCTTTTTACCACTGAATATTATACATCCAACCATATTCTTGTTGGATGTTTTTCAAACAATCAAGGCTTTTTTGAGAAAAATCATCATCACTGGTTGAAAGTTCTTGAATCATTTTATCAACTGCTTCTTTTAAAGTGGATTTATATTCTGGTACTTCACCCTCATACGGTTTAACCATTTTTAATGGTATATTCGTTTGCTCACGAAATGCCAACGCTTTTCTCTCATGAAAAAAGTCTACATTAACTTGCTTAGGGTTGTGTAAATCTCCTTGCATTGGATGTTTTAATACAGCTAGAGTTCGAACAACATAATGATCCGGATATATGGCAGTTATTTCTCCAATGTATTTTCCTGTTTTGTTGAAAAATGTGACCGTTTGTTCTAGTTCCACGTTTATTCCTCCCATTTACTACTATCTATCTATATATATTATAAGGTACAAGATCAAAAAAGAAAAATGATAGATCATAAAGACAGGTAAAAAGTTGCGCGCTCCTATAGGAATTTAGTAAAGTAGTTGAGAAAGTATTAAAAGATACATAAAGGAGATAGTGATAATGACATATCCTCAATTAACAAAAGAAGTAATGGATAATGAAAGACTTATCGAAATGCAGACAAATATGGGAAATATTAAAATAAAGTTGTTTCCAGAGCACGCACCTAA contains:
- a CDS encoding YuiA family protein — protein: MNVTSTEKTTCTYCSGKGYFQLILGGSETCPRCDGTGKNK
- a CDS encoding YuiB family protein, which encodes MQMALPVLIISILLFFVLFFGIGFILNMLLRMTWIMAIVYPIVAILIIDEVRFLDYFTNPGHSFHLLGEKITRLHTPDIIILISGFLGTIVAGIVMRILRKKGYRMF
- a CDS encoding 3D domain-containing protein, producing MKKILKRLLMTILFIGALISTFQSISGVKAEDLNDVSISDIGEQKKTELQKGFHNLSLKSVGISLKSLKKSKATTTQISSSESIKGSTPTLEEAINWTNYPSKEVIATGYTAGVESTGKHPNDPEYGITYSGVKVKRDLYSTIAADTSVFPIGTILFIPGYGYGVVADTGSAIKGNKLDLYYETVKDVYEQWGKRTVNVYIVQMGNGKLSENDLTALNENESMQVFRQQYIKTKDE
- a CDS encoding leucyl aminopeptidase, producing MFKIMNVNPFEESQECLFIGVKDTPEKFNGLLAQLDEKFENELTELVKSGDISAKSKKISYVHTFKKIGAKRLVCIGLGKEKELTFDVLKEAFGKAFKKVHANGIQSISIALDTFFTDSISYDDVATALSEAFALSTYEFIGYKKKSNEPEKRIEEVKIISEADQGEIEAAVTVGYAYGKATNSARTLVNLPGNMLTATDLANYAEELGKKYEFEVEILEKEEMEKLGMGALLAVNQGSNEPPKMIVLKYQGKEQWEDVIALVGKGITFDTGGYSLKTKTGIVGMKTDMGGAAAVLGAMEVIGELRPEQNVVAVIPSTDNMISGSAFKPDDVITSMSGKTIEVLNTDAEGRLALADAVTYAKHHGANYIVDVATLTGGVITALGLDKTGAITNHEAFFEQVLEASHESGEFIWRLPLTENDKKRVRGSKIADLNNSPGSEGHAIMGGAFIGEFAEETPWVHLDIAGTADTNKEHDLGPAGATGVMVRTLALLVERFEPIK
- a CDS encoding hotdog fold thioesterase, coding for MELKNTLIAALGMEFLEVGQGKVIATMPVDERTRQPFGYLHGGASVALAETVASVGAAAIIDSEKEICFGLEINANHIRSKRDGIVTATAEVVHQGKSTQVWDIKIRDEEEQLICMSRCTMAVVPKK
- a CDS encoding MFS transporter, coding for MSIEKRNLVIMWFCNFLVGASTTMIMPFLSLYIESFGHFNDEYVQRWAGFVFGVTFLVAFFISPVWGRFGDRYGFKPILLITGYGIAASIFFMGMVHHVIGLFILRIMMGIVTGFIPTSIALISAQTPKESAGKTLGTLQMGTVSGTLFGPLIGGAMADTFGFKYTFIITSISIAIATTGVLFGIVEKRKQTSSAQEKTFSRKDVIKRIFNHRILITVMIIALLIQVANFSIQPLLALYVSQLSSAGSVALLAGMAFSATGFGNLLMTRQWGKLGDRIGHEKVLMCLLLLAAIFIIPQALAQQLWQLVIFRFLFGMAIGGMLPSITAFIRREAPLEMQGEVLGYNQSFRFLGNVVGPVLGGIVSGYSGISSVFYVTSALFILAFGILLYSIKHDHRQFKESY
- a CDS encoding kinase-associated lipoprotein B; the encoded protein is MGGINVELEQTVTFFNKTGKYIGEITAIYPDHYVVRTLAVLKHPMQGDLHNPKQVNVDFFHERKALAFREQTNIPLKMVKPYEGEVPEYKSTLKEAVDKMIQELSTSDDDFSQKSLDCLKNIQQEYGWMYNIQW